One genomic segment of Sebastes fasciatus isolate fSebFas1 chromosome 17, fSebFas1.pri, whole genome shotgun sequence includes these proteins:
- the rbm43 gene encoding RNA-binding protein 43, with protein MDLLVEATVQLDIFHDEAAVREILRSHGFTVTDLSSNRVRVKGSFLELKAVKASLEQLLNSQTKTDITAVPKVSYSGAVSKYYTSNSSVSHGNRGGRDEPPHASPSPPTTSSSSNRLPTSDQRGSSRPGRESFVVDADVFRYAERLRKKDIEGILDSHNVKMETHEVGDSFNINLQGKSARTAAFKLQSLMNDLNKSLRTQEVPLKDMDREGQALLQRIRKDKNICNSVLVCPMNDKLHLIGPSSESYELKQRLLGRPAGRTGRTSDRNPNRRSNSLPPIGRKNTGRDSGAAAAKPPPNGAAGYSPSKYQDDEQKAAEPKRGFAARLGLGGSLRGRSRSETRTKTQAERVNVQEVENKHPPPNSPMKGMKQLLSVKTKDIGKKFKFLRKR; from the coding sequence atggatttGCTGGTGGAGGCGACAGTACAGTTGGATATTTTCCACGATGAGGCAGCAGTGCGAGAGATCCTCAGGTCACATGGCTTTACGGTGACAGATCTGAGCAGCAATCGGGTGCGTGTGAAGGGGTCTTTTTTGGAACTCAAGGCTGTAAAGGCCTCTCTGGAGCAGCTTCTTAACTCACAGACCAAGACGGACATCACGGCAGTTCCAAAGGTTTCTTACTCTGGAGCCGTTTCCAAATACTACACCAGCAACAGCTCGGTGTCACATGGTAACAGAGGCGGCCGAGATGAGCCTCCGCATGCTTCCCCATCTCCACCCACCACCTCCTCATCTTCCAACAGACTTCCAACCTCAGACCAGCGTGGCTCATCCAGGCCTGGAAGAGAGTCCTTCGTCGTTGATGCAGATGTGTTTAGGTACGCAGAGCGGCTCAGGAAAAAAGACATTGAAGGCATCCTGGACAGCCATAATGTTAAAATGGAAACGCATGAAGTTGGCGACAGCTTCAACATCAATTTACAGGGTAAAAGCGCGAGAACAGCTGCCTTTAAACTACAGAGCCTCATGAACGATCTCAACAAATCACTGCGCACACAGGAAGTTCCTCTGAAGGACATGGATCGCGAAGGCCAGGCTCTTTTACAGAGGATTCggaaagacaaaaacatttgcAATTCAGTGCTCGTATGTCCGATGAATGACAAACTCCACCTGATAGGACCGTCCAGCGAGAGCTACGAGTTGAAGCAGAGGCTGCTGGGGAGGCCGGCTGGACGCACAGGGAGGACGTCGGACAGAAACCCCAACAGGAGGAGCAACTCTCTGCCGCCAATCGGTCGCAAGAACACAGGAAGAGATAGCGGTGCCGCCGCCGCTAAGCCGCCTCCTAACGGAGCTGCAGGTTACTCTCCATCAAAGTACCAGGATGATGAACAGAAGGCTGCCGAGCCCAAGCGGGGATTCGCTGCTCGTTTAGGTCTAGGTGGATCTTTGAGGGGAAGAAGCCGGTCTGAGACTCGCACAAAAACACAGGCAGAAAGGGTTAATGTGCAAGAGGTGGAAAACAAACATCCGCCTCCTAATTCACCCATGAAAGGCATGAAGCAATTACTAAGTGTGAAAACAAAAGATATCGGGAAAAAGTTTAAATTTTTGAGAAAGCGGTGA